The segment TTGTGTTAAAGTTTGTTGAAATAGAAATTCCATTATTTACTGTGAAAATTAAGATACCTTCTGTTGTGATAATTCAATTCAAGTTTATTTcaaaccccccacccccccttgaaaaaaaaaagaaagaaaaagttttgtCCTTAAAAGCTTGTAATTATacatagcaaagaaaaaaaacctgctccTTGCCTATGGAAATATATATAGTTTTTTAAGATCCAACCCCTCTCTAACCTCCTAACCATCACATAACATATGCCATTTGGCAATTTGTCTCCTAGGATATTCACAAATTTCTTTCCAGTGCTCTCCACCTGTTCCTTCTGCTGAAGATCCCAAGGTTAACCTGCCAATGACCTCATTCCTTGACCCCCTATCTGAATCTAAAACCAGAAATTCAATGCTGATATCATCGAGGCCCTCACAAGGAATGTCAAAGACAAACAATTCATTGAACACTGCATTGGGGGTGCATTTCTTCACAtgggttttctttttagaaattcTCTTCTTGGCATGGTACAGGTTCACTTTGACATAAGGGTCtgcaatgaaaagaaagagcaCAGATCAGCTATTGAACAGTGTTTAGAAATTCCTTGATGTAATTTATGGTAAATTCCACAATTATCCAATATATTTACATCACAATGCGTAGCTGTATCAAGTTATTAAAGTTGATTCCACTaatccaatttttaattttctatacATCTGAATTTGCCCCTTTAATTTCCCTTTATGGTCACCAAAATTGTGTTCAAGGTAGGCAGTGAAGTTTAGACTGCTACCAAATACAGGTGTTTCCTTCATGAGGTAAATCCTGTCCTGCAGTCCATGAAACCAACAACACTTCTACCACATTCAAAGATGGTCTGGAAGTGCACAAAATTCTAAAGGCCTCTGAAAAATATGCAACATTATACATTTAAGTGTGacacaaattttcttttcacacatTCTGCTGGGGTATATGCATCAGCAGTAATCAACcccatgaaaagaaaattttcagaaaggaGTGAATAAACTTGGGCTGAGGTCCTATAGAAGTCAATCCGCCTGACTAAACTGAGGCCACCAGTTGTTACTGAACAAATTTGACACTAAACTTTAAATGTAAGAGTATGTTTGCTGTTGGAATGTGTATCTGTCTATACACCTGTGCTGTGTTACTGTTGAAtatgggaagggaaaatgtcCATATTTTTAGGTGCCAACCAACTCTGAGTGTTTGCATTCATCACAATTATTTAATTGCTGTGAGACTCCCTTGCTATTGTCTTCAATAATGGCCATATTGACTCTTTCAGAGGAGACATTTTAAAAGTCAACCCTTTCAATTACCTTGGCATTTATTCAGTGAAATTGTGGGCCTGTTTCCAGGTTCTCATGGTGCAGTGATGTAGTACAAAATCTTCTCTACTGAACCCAGTCAAACATGATAGTTCATGTAAACAATTAACCAAGTTAATCATCAAGAACTCCtgaatactttttaaaaataagtaatacTAAAACTGAACTGTATTTACACATTTTATGTCACAGTTATCAGACTGAAAGGGTTGGATGagtaaaaattatgtttttccttGAACGGACAATGGTCTACCATAAGTGGGGTGTAATGTGGTACCTCTTCACTTTCATATTCTATCCACATAATGAACATTTCAAAACCAGGGCTTAATAAAAATACTCACTGGCTTTGAAATATTGTATGCCGTACAAGCATTAGAAATATCAAAATCAATATCAATCAgtggttttcatttattttaagagGAAGTTTTCTGTTACCTTTGACCAGCTACTAGATAAGGCTAGAGAGTTCCACTTGACTTTATTAGGCTAACAAAGGTCACTCAGCACCAGTGACTAAGGAAATCAAGGAGattgtgaaaatggaaaagtttCTGAGTATAAAAAATTTCCCTCTTCTTCAGGAGGTTCAGTTGTGGAATTGTTTATTTTGTTCCATAGAAACACCACTTCACCCTCCtacttttccaaaataaatgttGGGATGAGGGGAAGGTCACAGAGGAAATTTTGAGTGTCCTGAGTGCAGTATGCTACTGACATCCAAATATCTATTGTACCTGGCCTTAttgacaaacagaaaataatggaaaactgTTTAATTTGAGTGGGAGTCCAGGTGCAACATGGCTGCCTGCAGAAATACTGCATTCCCATTGTAGTCAGCAAGGCTCTCCCAGGGGATGcaggaaatgcaaacaaattttACAGCTTTACTTGTAAGAGCTGCCGTAAAAAAATGGGTGTTCCATAGGGTCCAGGTAGAGGCTGTGACTAGAAGGGCTTTTTTTACCAAGTTATTTTCCCATCTGGGTAAACATCAGGCAGGTCTGTTGAGATCAGCTGATTGTCATGCTGTCTTCATGAAACCACCACTATCTCCTGTGActttggggttgatttttaaaagtacatatCCTCTCTTCTAGTCAAGTAAATTGTTGGGCTCAATATGcatcttttctccttctgatATGTGAACAAAATTTAGATCAAAAAGAAGATTTAAATGGAACTCGATGAGAGTTGCATATAGGTTTGTTGCATTGGGTTCAGGCCAGGCTAACTTTTCAGGTGAATTGCAgtatgaaaaatagaaaaactgtatttttggCTGCAGTGATAATTATTCAATGTTTCCTAAAACtacttcctcttcttcttctttcataATATTGAGTGAAATGAAAGACTATAAGTTCTataaagaagcagcagcagatgtggtGCTATAGCCCTTTTTTGTGTACTGTTGTTTTTGTGAGACAGTCTTATATACAGGACATTAAATTTTATACTGTTATTATGTTATATAGCCTTAAAGTGTTTTCTATGGGCAGTTCTAGAATTGGCTTCAGAGGAGGTTCCACTGAATGAGAAATGGCAGCAGACAAGGAGAAGAGAGGATAAAACCTGATCCCTCTTAGTGCACCCCAAGTCTGGCTCATGATAAAGCACGTTTGTCATGCTGCAGCGTCCTCCCAGCATTGGCACAGCTCACCTTCTCAGCTTGCCAAGAAAATGTTAGTGCTCAGTTAGTGCTCAAATTCAACACAGAGGTAAGatactgcttttcttctgagatAAATGATGATCTCGCTCAATACTGATCTTCTACAAATAAACTCATTTTTTGTcataaataaaagcttttggTATCTGCAAACAACATCCCACGCTTATGGCAGATGGGTTCTGTTCAAGACAATCATAAAACTCATTGGTTTCCACTGCTAACAGATGCCACCTTTTTTTGATGTGATTGAAGAACAAATTTGTAAAATACATACCCTGGAAATAAAGCACTGACCTAGATATGAATGAAATGAATAGGCTGTAAATAATAGAAACACCATTTCTGCATGTATGgaatattttcagtctttgaaATGCCACGTTTCAGCTGTCTTCTATCATTCTGTTTTATATTCTTAGGGCATATTCATTATTAAAACCATTACCTGATAATCCTGACACATCAGATTTAGGTAGATGCCTGGCTTTTAGAACAACGACAGTGAGTGTGTTTGTTGTAGATTGATAACAGAGAGAGACCAGTAATTCTCCACGACCAGAtgatttctgagaaaattaaaggaaaagcaaaaaaaaaagtaataaaactgTTTATAAGCATTTATATTGACCAAGTTTTAAACCAGAGTTAAAAAGGTTTATGAAATGTCACAGAAGTGTATGCTCTGAAGCTGTCTAAAAGGACATACCATATATAGCTATTCTGATTTACATAGTGATTATAATTTCCCTCTATATTAGTTATATAACTTGTCCTATGATTGGTTTTCAgactgagaaaaattaaaaataaatggacaATATAAGTTGACATGACATCACTGTCTTTGGAGAGTGGAAATGaaatcctgaggaaaaaaaaaatctcagctaaaaaaagaaacttatcttaagcaaagcaaaattcCATGAGGATataatggggagaaaaaatctagtacaagtaaagaaaaaatatttggtaaAGTATTTTAAACAGGAAGGATTCAAGCCATCAGTGAAAACTTATCCCTTGACACTCTCTAAAGCAGTATAATATACATGAAATAAAGGTGAgataaaagatttttctctaaCATTATTTGATTTGAATTTGCAGGAGTAGTTTATTTCAAATGGAGGAGGAAGGCAAGGGAGACAAGAGAAGATAGTAACTTATATACCAGAAAATCCAATAAGTTATCAGTAAAAGATCAGTgacatatttatatttgtttccATATAGTGATAGAATTGCAAAATGACAGTATTACCTATAGGCATGTTGCCTGTtagacatttattttattaggcATTATGCTTGTCATTTGAAACCAATCATGGTGAAAGTCAATACACATTCCACTTCCTCAGCAGAGATTGAAGAGTGTGTGCGTTTGATGCCTGTGCATTTCTGTGGTTCAGCTGGAATGGTTGTAAATGACCCTTGCATTCTCAACTGAGACAACacagcattaaatatttttgtcccAGTAAAGTCAGGAAGCTTTGCTGGTAGCTCCACAAAGTCTATGGCTCCACCCTTACTACCTTTAGTAAAGCTGCAGCCTCTCTCAATTCATGAGGCAAGTGGTGACAGCACCAACGTGCAGGACCATGCTGCAACATCAACAATATGGTCTCTAGCAGGTCCCACTTCCCTAATTAAAGGCCACCTACATTCCTTAAGAATGTGCTACACAACCCATGCAGTTTCTatttccattgatttcagtaaaatttaAGAAAGAATGATGTCAAATATAAAAGAGGatggaagagaaagggaataatacgtaaatatttttattctttcatttaaGAGCAATTAAAGGCAAATCGGTGGTGTTGAGTCAGCTTGAGCTAACTGGAATTGGTCCACTCAAACCTGCTGGACCAGATGAATAAGAAATTAGAGCTTAGGGCATTAGCAATTTCTTTCAATATGCTTGTTGTAATGGTTTTTTTCTATTGCATTTGTGTAATGACTTCCTCATGGTGCCATTAGGAAAGCATCTCAGGAATTGCATGGTGagctttttggcttttctttccaagaTGGCAGCAGCATTACACAAGAATCATGGCTAACCCGATCACAACATTTTCAAACTTTGAATAAAAAAGGTGTTACCCTAACATTTCTTTTGATGATCTCTCTGTCCATTAGCAGCCTTCCTTCCGAGAGTTCAATTCCAGCGAGGGGGATGAGGACTTCTCCAATGACATCATCTCTGGAAAATCTGTCAAAGCTCAAGATCATGAAGTGAAGCGTTAGGTCTTGAATTTGGCTGTAAGGGATCCCATAAAAGGTGAAAGTCTCATCGAAAGCTGGATCTAAGGTTTTTCTCAGCACTCTGGTTTTCACCTTGTGCTTTTTCTCAGGCAGGATTGTCATTTTGATGTAGGGATCAGAAGTCATTGACTGTTCATCCATTGCTGGCAGCCCACGAGCTTCTTTGATGTTC is part of the Camarhynchus parvulus chromosome Z, STF_HiC, whole genome shotgun sequence genome and harbors:
- the SYT4 gene encoding synaptotagmin-4 isoform X2, producing MAPIADSSQQFDEIPTVVGIFSAFGLVFSVSLFAWICCQRKSSKSNKTPPYKFVHVLKGVDIYPENLNSKKKFGADDKSEAKNKSAMPKNSLHLDLEKRDLNGNFPKTTTKMQGSPDLENSSPKHFAERKKDSVSPDSLKSITSLSSEDKQDKLGTLFFSLEYNFEKKAFVVNIKEARGLPAMDEQSMTSDPYIKMTILPEKKHKVKTRVLRKTLDPAFDETFTFYGIPYSQIQDLTLHFMILSFDRFSRDDVIGEVLIPLAGIELSEGRLLMDREIIKRNKSSGRGELLVSLCYQSTTNTLTVVVLKARHLPKSDVSGLSDPYVKVNLYHAKKRISKKKTHVKKCTPNAVFNELFVFDIPCEGLDDISIEFLVLDSDRGSRNEVIGRLTLGSSAEGTGGEHWKEICEYPRRQIAKWHMLCDG
- the SYT4 gene encoding synaptotagmin-4 isoform X1, giving the protein MAPIADSSQQFDEIPTVVGIFSAFGLVFSVSLFAWICCQRKSSKSNKTPPYKFVHVLKGVDIYPENLNSKKKFGADDKSEAKNKSAMPKNSLHLDLEKRDLNGNFPKTTTKMQGSPDLENSSPKHFAERKKDSVSPDSLKSITSLSSEDKQDKLGTLFFSLEYNFEKKAFVVNIKEARGLPAMDEQSMTSDPYIKMTILPEKKHKVKTRVLRKTLDPAFDETFTFYGIPYSQIQDLTLHFMILSFDRFSRDDVIGEVLIPLAGIELSEGRLLMDREIIKRNVRKSSGRGELLVSLCYQSTTNTLTVVVLKARHLPKSDVSGLSDPYVKVNLYHAKKRISKKKTHVKKCTPNAVFNELFVFDIPCEGLDDISIEFLVLDSDRGSRNEVIGRLTLGSSAEGTGGEHWKEICEYPRRQIAKWHMLCDG